Proteins encoded in a region of the Clostridiisalibacter paucivorans DSM 22131 genome:
- a CDS encoding type II secretion system protein translates to MRPFDKMMKNSKKGFTLVELIMVLAVLGILAVIAVPKLIGVKEDAILKADKITANNIGKSAEMYIQMNGIPESETLADGSKGKDEKGILVDEKYVGASDLNAQYEGKHFKITFTVNDKGEKIVMVKYSEGGKLLYKTGINNVKE, encoded by the coding sequence ATGAGACCTTTCGATAAGATGATGAAGAATAGTAAAAAAGGTTTTACATTGGTGGAGTTAATTATGGTATTGGCAGTATTGGGCATATTGGCGGTTATAGCAGTACCAAAATTAATTGGGGTCAAAGAAGATGCTATATTGAAGGCTGATAAGATAACTGCAAACAATATAGGTAAGTCAGCAGAAATGTATATTCAAATGAATGGAATTCCTGAAAGTGAAACACTAGCTGATGGAAGTAAAGGTAAAGATGAAAAAGGAATTTTAGTGGATGAAAAATATGTCGGGGCATCGGATTTAAATGCACAGTATGAAGGCAAACATTTTAAGATTACATTTACAGTTAATGATAAGGGGGAGAAAATAGTAATGGTAAAGTACTCAGAGGGTGGAAAGCTTCTTTACAAAACAGGAATTAATAATGTAAAAGAGTGA
- a CDS encoding type II secretion system F family protein, with translation MPIYRYNAMDSNGKKIKGEIYGGSKEEVIYMIRQRGEYPINILNESIGEDRNIKNPFGRIKIKDLAVFCRQFHTMLNAGIPIINCLNILGIQTENNKLKKTIEDVYEYVQKGATFSESLGKHREVFPELLINMIEAGEVSGNLDVIMDRMAFHYEKENKINNKVKNALVYPLLLSIVAIIVVVFLLTVVMPTFIGMFSGSGLDLPFPTRLLLYTSDIIKGYWYILISMSMIMIYMLKRFINMDKGRLWLDSIKLKIPIVKGVIEKIVISRFTRTLSTLISSGVPLIHSLDIVSRVVGNKLVCQGILNAKEAVRKGTELSKPIGDMNIFPPMVESMIHVGEESGALDEILDKTADFYDEEVESALQKMTTLLEPLMIMFMALIIGAIVIAIVLPMFDMINTIQY, from the coding sequence CATAAATATTCTTAATGAATCAATAGGAGAAGATAGAAATATTAAAAATCCTTTTGGACGGATTAAAATAAAAGATTTAGCTGTGTTTTGTAGACAGTTTCATACAATGTTAAATGCGGGGATACCTATAATAAATTGTCTTAATATATTGGGGATACAGACCGAGAATAATAAATTAAAGAAAACAATAGAAGATGTATATGAGTATGTACAAAAGGGGGCAACTTTTTCTGAGTCTTTGGGTAAGCATAGAGAAGTTTTTCCAGAACTCCTGATAAATATGATAGAAGCAGGAGAGGTTAGTGGTAATTTAGATGTAATAATGGATAGAATGGCATTTCATTATGAAAAGGAAAATAAAATAAACAATAAAGTAAAAAATGCATTGGTATACCCACTACTTTTAAGTATAGTTGCAATAATAGTAGTTGTATTTTTACTTACTGTTGTCATGCCTACATTTATAGGGATGTTTTCAGGTTCTGGGCTAGATTTACCATTCCCTACTAGGTTACTTTTATATACAAGTGATATAATTAAAGGATATTGGTATATATTGATATCTATGTCAATGATTATGATATATATGTTAAAAAGGTTTATAAATATGGACAAGGGAAGATTATGGTTAGATAGTATAAAACTCAAAATACCTATAGTAAAAGGGGTAATAGAAAAAATAGTTATTTCTCGATTTACTAGGACCCTTTCTACCCTTATTTCCAGTGGAGTGCCATTAATACATAGCTTAGATATAGTATCTAGAGTAGTGGGAAATAAATTAGTATGCCAAGGTATATTAAATGCTAAGGAAGCTGTAAGAAAAGGCACGGAATTGTCCAAGCCTATAGGAGATATGAATATTTTTCCTCCAATGGTGGAATCCATGATACATGTAGGTGAGGAATCAGGTGCCCTCGATGAAATTTTGGACAAAACAGCAGATTTTTATGATGAAGAAGTAGAATCAGCCCTTCAAAAGATGACTACATTATTAGAGCCATTGATGATAATGTTTATGGCTTTAATAATAGGGGCTATAGTAATTGCCATTGTATTGCCTATGTTTGATATGATTAATACTATACAGTATTAA